A single Cucurbita pepo subsp. pepo cultivar mu-cu-16 unplaced genomic scaffold, ASM280686v2 Cp4.1_scaffold000705, whole genome shotgun sequence DNA region contains:
- the LOC111785744 gene encoding phospholipase D delta-like, whose product MAESSEEVYLHGDLDLKIFEATQLPNMDIVSERLRRCFTACGTLNYSAIKSVATNSRSAAGEGKVHRSHGKIITSDPYVTVRVPQATVARTRVIKNTQNPNWNEHFVIPLAQKMAELEFQVKDDDVFGAEVMGTVKIPAQQIASGQTISGWFTVLGSNGKPPKPGTSLRIEMKFTPVEKNPVYRHGIAGDPEHKGVRHTYFPVRRGSSMRLYQDAHVPDGMLPVIELDGKNVYKQENCWEDICHAISEAHHMIYIVGWSVFHKIKLVRETTRPLPRGGERILGDLLKYKSEEGVRVLMMIWDDKTSHDKFLINTGGLMQTHDEETKKFFKHSSVICVLSPRYPSSKLSYVKQKVVGTVFTHHQKCVLVDTQGYGNNRKITAFLGGLDLCDGRYDTPEHRLFHGLDTVFKDDFHNPTFPGAKAPRQPWHDLHCRIDGPAAYDVLINFEQRWSRATRWTEFGLRCRNITHWRDALIKIERISWILSPEITILADGSIKVPEDDPKVYVSNEKDPENWHVQIFRSIDSGSVKGFPRDVHVAESQNLVCAKNLAIEKSIEMAYIQAIRSAQRFIYIENQYFIGSSYGWPGYKNAGADNLIPMELALKIASKIRANERFVVYIVIPMWPEGDPNSAPMQEILYWQGQTMQMMYDIVASELKSSEQPYLHPQDYLNFYCLGKREKVPENGLTTDDATVSNSIKHQRFMIYVHAKGMIVD is encoded by the exons ATGGCGGAAAGTTCAGAAGAGGTCTATCTCCATGGCGATCTCGACCTTAAAATCTTCGAGGCCACCCAGTTGCCTAACATGGACATAGTATCCGAGCGTCTACGTCGTTGCTTCACCGCTTGTGGTACTCTCAACTACTCCGCTATTAAATCCGTCGCTACCAACTCACGTTCCGCCGCCGGTGAAGGGAAAGTCCACCGCAGCCatggaaaaatcatcaccAGTGACCCATATGTTACCGTCCGGGTTCCTCAAGCCACCGTCGCGCGAACTCGCGTTATTAAGAATACCCAAAACCCCAATTGGAACGAGCATTTCGTTATCCCTCTTGCACAGAAAATGGCTGAGTTGGAATTTCAGGTGAAGGACGATGATGTCTTTGGCGCTGAAGTTATGGGGACAGTCAAAATCCCGGCTCAGCAAATTGCCTCTGGTCAGACAATTAGTGGGTGGTTTACGGTGCTTGGCTCAAATGGGAAGCCACCGAAGCCCGGCACTTCACTACGAATTGAAATGAAGTTCACCCCTGTTGAGAAGAATCCGGTGTACCGCCACGGCATTGCTGGAGATCCGGAGCATAAGGGTGTGCGGCACACATATTTTCCGGTGAGGAGAGGCAGCTCCATGAGATTGTACCAAGATGCTCATGTGCCTGATGGGATGCTGCCGGTGATTGAATTGGATGGAAAGAATGTTTATAAACaagagaattgttgggaggatATCTGCCATGCTATATCAGAGGCTCATCATATGATTTATATCGTTGGTTGGTCAGTGTTTCATAAGATCAAGCTGGTTAGAGAGACAACCAGGCCGTTGCCACGAGGTGGGGAACGTATTCTTGGTGATCTCCTCAAATACAAATCAGAGGAGGGTGTTCGAGTTTTGATGATGATTTGGGATGATAAGACTTCTCATGATAAGTTCTTAATCAATACG GGGGGATTGATGCAGACACACGACGAGGAAACCAAGAAATTTTTCAAGCATTCTTCAGTGATCTGTGTGCTCTCACCTCGCTATCCAAGCAGCAAGCTAAGCTATGTGAAACAAAAG GTTGTAGGCACTGTCTTCACGCATCATCAGAAATGTGTCCTTGTTGATACTCAAGGATATGGTAATAATAGGAAGATCACAGCTTTTCTTGGAGGTCTTGATCTCTGTGACGGTCGTTACGATACACCCGAGCATCGACTATTCCATGGCCTCGACACGGTATTTAAGGATGATTTTCATAATCCTACATTCCCTGGAGCCAAAGCTCCAAGGCAACCATGGCATGACTTGCACTGTCGGATCGATGGGCCAGCTGCATATGACGTGCTTATAAACTTCGAGCAACGTTGGAGCCGAGCCACAAGATGGACTGAGTTTGGTCTACGCTGCAGGAACATTACTCACTGGCGCGATGCTTTAATCAAGATAGAGCGCATATCATGGATACTAAGCCCTGAAATAACCATCTTAGCTGATGGTTCAATAAAAGTTCCAGAGGATGACCCCAAAGTATATGTTTCAAACGAAAAAGATCCTGAAAACTGGCATGTTCAG ATTTTTCGATCCATCGACTCGGGATCGGTTAAAGGATTCCCAAGAGATGTCCATGTCGCCGAGTCGCAG AACCTTGTATGTGCCAAAAACTTGGCTATAGAGAAAAGCATTGAAATGGCATATATCCAGGCTATCCGATCGGCGCAACGTTTCATTTACATCGAAAACCAGTATTTTATAGGATCATCGTATGGATGGCCGGGATATAAAAATGCCG GGGCTGATAATCTCATTCCCATGGAGTTGGCCCTTAAGATTGCAAGCAAAATAAGAGCCAATGAAAGATTTGTTGTGTATATTGTCATACCAATGTGGCCTGAGGGAGATCCCAATAGCGCTCCCATGCAAGAGATTCTTTATTGGCAG GGACAAACCATGCAAATGATGTATGACATTGTTGCAAGTGAGCTGAAATCATCAGAGCAACCATATTTGCACCCTCAGGACTATCTAAACTTCTACTGCCTTGGCAAACGGGAAAAAGTTCCAGAGAATGGGCTAACCA